The Oceanispirochaeta sp. M1 genome has a window encoding:
- a CDS encoding Fur family transcriptional regulator, producing the protein MEELRMTSQRKVILEALKMSKSHPPADKVYEYVRKKLPNVSLGTVYRNLETMYLNGMIVKIETPDGQKRFDYDTSVHPHFRCENCGKIEDIPLDLHAPELDPRSEWVKNRQVKSSTLHYQGLCEECAAQ; encoded by the coding sequence ATGGAAGAACTTAGAATGACCTCTCAGAGGAAAGTAATTCTGGAAGCTCTGAAAATGAGTAAGTCTCATCCCCCTGCTGATAAGGTGTATGAGTATGTCCGAAAGAAGCTGCCCAATGTAAGTCTGGGAACTGTTTACCGCAATCTGGAGACCATGTACCTCAACGGGATGATCGTAAAAATCGAAACTCCTGACGGTCAGAAAAGGTTTGATTACGATACCTCCGTACATCCCCACTTCCGCTGTGAGAATTGCGGAAAGATTGAAGATATCCCTCTGGACCTGCATGCACCTGAACTTGATCCCCGCAGTGAATGGGTTAAAAATAGACAGGTTAAATCTTCCACCCTTCATTATCAGGGACTCTGTGAGGAATGTGCAGCTCAGTAA
- a CDS encoding response regulator transcription factor, producing the protein MNSDFLIVSIEDDLSVAKGLVLTLESAGFQILHFSEGSSFFEALPEISPSLLLLDIRLPGKDGFQICREIRSMGCLFPVIMLTARDDDLDKITGLEDGADDYIVKPYSSGELLSRINARLRRSYGTLATDSVKEEYSFGPYHLSREGMSLKKSGEEIELTPIEYKLLLFFLKNEGKTFERKDLLNKVWSSDSIHYGDERTVDVHIRHLRTKIEELPSHPVYLRTIRGIGYCFRNGSGQI; encoded by the coding sequence ATGAACAGCGACTTTCTGATTGTTAGCATCGAAGATGATTTGTCCGTAGCCAAAGGACTTGTTCTTACTCTGGAATCTGCAGGATTTCAGATACTTCATTTTTCTGAGGGCAGCTCTTTTTTTGAAGCACTCCCCGAAATCTCTCCCTCTCTACTGCTTCTTGATATCAGGCTTCCCGGGAAAGACGGCTTTCAGATCTGCCGTGAGATCAGGTCCATGGGCTGTCTTTTTCCGGTCATAATGCTTACCGCCAGGGACGATGATCTGGATAAAATAACCGGCCTTGAAGATGGTGCAGACGATTATATTGTAAAACCCTACAGCAGTGGTGAACTGCTTTCCAGAATTAATGCCCGTCTGAGACGATCTTACGGAACACTGGCGACAGACAGCGTGAAAGAAGAATATAGTTTTGGTCCCTACCACCTGAGCCGGGAAGGGATGAGTCTGAAAAAGAGTGGTGAAGAGATCGAATTGACACCCATTGAATACAAGCTTCTGCTGTTCTTTTTGAAGAATGAGGGAAAGACATTCGAGAGGAAAGACCTCTTGAATAAAGTCTGGTCATCAGACAGTATTCATTATGGTGATGAACGGACGGTTGATGTTCATATCAGGCATCTGAGAACCAAAATTGAAGAACTCCCTTCACATCCTGTTTATCTCAGAACTATTCGGGGAATAGGCTATTGTTTTCGAAATGGTTCCGGCCAGATTTGA
- a CDS encoding glycosyltransferase family 4 protein: MSESYNICFISGKLGDVDGVSLEADKWISVLSRMGHQIFTVAGQYLRLLEHVPESRSLLIDKLSFSSKRQQYYESCIFPHLDYRKPRLSEKKLEVLKNELQREGRSISDEIYDFIITQNIDFIIAENTNAMPMTLLGASAVYDLTQRKSVAALFHHHDFWWERSRFSDCLLDSFLNVIMPPVSISNEHIVVSSYAEHILNSVKRVQPYVIPNCEDFENPPLKDEYNSHFREDMGFCDDDILIIQPTRIVPRKRIEDSIQLTALLGRRYPELAGRIRFVISLYPGDEAESDYLQIVRKAAEEAELELHLIYPRIRAERMILEGERFYTNRDVLVNADLVSYLPRWEGFGNALLEAFAARVPVVTSTYLVYKTDIRGSGVRPVEIRDRYDRMGNLIIEEHVLEEIHSVLTDPVERKMRVDLSFKSAARDFSMNLLEKKLTELIDSYSDEIRAGRRRLQKSRQSYYV, from the coding sequence ATGTCAGAGTCATATAATATCTGTTTTATCAGCGGAAAACTGGGAGATGTTGACGGCGTTTCCCTTGAAGCTGATAAATGGATCTCTGTTCTCAGTAGAATGGGGCATCAGATTTTTACGGTTGCCGGTCAGTATTTGCGTCTTCTTGAACATGTCCCTGAATCCCGAAGTCTATTAATAGATAAACTCAGTTTTTCATCAAAGCGGCAGCAGTATTATGAAAGCTGTATTTTCCCCCATCTGGACTACAGGAAACCAAGGCTCTCGGAAAAGAAACTTGAAGTTCTTAAGAATGAGCTTCAACGGGAAGGGCGGAGTATTTCGGACGAGATCTACGACTTTATTATAACTCAGAATATAGATTTCATAATTGCAGAAAATACCAATGCCATGCCCATGACCCTTCTTGGAGCCTCGGCTGTGTATGATCTAACCCAGAGGAAATCTGTTGCCGCACTGTTTCATCATCATGATTTCTGGTGGGAAAGAAGCAGGTTCAGTGACTGTCTGCTGGACTCCTTTCTTAATGTCATAATGCCGCCGGTCAGTATAAGCAATGAGCATATTGTAGTTTCCTCCTACGCGGAACATATTCTTAATTCTGTAAAGAGGGTACAGCCCTATGTTATTCCGAACTGTGAGGATTTTGAAAATCCACCTCTTAAAGATGAATATAACAGCCATTTCAGAGAAGACATGGGTTTCTGCGATGATGATATTCTGATAATTCAGCCTACAAGGATTGTGCCCAGGAAGAGAATTGAGGATTCAATACAGCTGACAGCCCTATTGGGTAGGCGTTATCCTGAGCTCGCCGGACGAATACGCTTTGTCATATCTTTGTATCCGGGAGATGAGGCTGAAAGCGATTATCTTCAGATAGTCAGAAAAGCAGCAGAAGAAGCGGAGCTCGAACTGCATCTTATCTACCCGCGAATCAGGGCCGAACGGATGATTTTGGAAGGAGAGAGGTTTTATACCAACCGGGATGTTCTGGTTAATGCCGATCTTGTCTCTTACCTGCCTCGCTGGGAGGGGTTCGGGAATGCTCTGCTTGAGGCATTCGCCGCCAGAGTGCCTGTAGTGACAAGCACCTATCTGGTCTACAAAACCGATATCAGAGGAAGCGGTGTCAGACCTGTTGAAATCAGGGACCGTTACGACAGAATGGGCAATCTGATTATAGAGGAGCATGTGCTGGAGGAGATACATTCAGTTCTTACAGATCCTGTGGAACGAAAAATGAGGGTGGATCTGAGTTTTAAATCCGCAGCAAGAGATTTCAGTATGAATCTTCTGGAAAAGAAACTTACCGAGCTTATTGATTCTTACAGTGATGAAATCCGGGCCGGAAGAAGACGGCTGCAGAAAAGCAGGCAGTCCTATTATGTTTGA
- a CDS encoding ABC transporter ATP-binding protein — translation MSNKDVLLKVNNLKKYFPISAGGIFEQKKLQLKAVDGVSFEIKKGETFGLVGESGCGKSTTGRTIIRLYNPTDGEINFDGTDLASLSEKEMKPFRKRIQMIFQDPYASLNSRMTVTDIIGEGITTHNIASGVERQERIYDLLQHVGLKREHANRYPHEFSGGQRQRVGIARALAVEPDLVICDEPISALDVSIQAQVVNMMEDLQNEMGLTYLFIAHDLSMVKHISNRIGVMYLGMLMEVCESEELYRNPLHPYTQALLSAIPIPDPNLTRKNKRVVLQGDVLSPIDPPVGCRFATRCPVAIPRCKEETPVLEELAPGHHVACHVAKGSR, via the coding sequence GTGAGTAATAAGGACGTCCTACTTAAAGTAAACAATCTTAAAAAATATTTCCCCATCTCTGCCGGAGGAATCTTCGAGCAGAAGAAACTGCAGCTCAAGGCAGTGGACGGAGTCTCCTTTGAAATAAAGAAAGGGGAGACCTTCGGACTTGTAGGGGAGTCGGGCTGTGGTAAATCTACAACCGGTAGAACCATTATCCGTCTGTATAATCCTACAGACGGAGAGATCAATTTTGATGGTACTGATCTGGCATCCCTCTCCGAGAAGGAGATGAAACCCTTCCGGAAGAGAATCCAGATGATCTTTCAGGATCCCTATGCATCATTGAACTCCCGTATGACCGTAACCGATATTATCGGAGAAGGAATTACAACACATAATATTGCAAGCGGAGTCGAAAGACAGGAGAGAATTTACGATCTTCTCCAGCATGTAGGCCTCAAAAGGGAACATGCCAATAGATATCCTCATGAGTTTTCAGGTGGTCAGCGTCAGAGAGTCGGTATTGCCCGTGCACTGGCTGTAGAACCCGATCTGGTAATTTGTGACGAGCCTATTTCTGCTCTGGATGTGTCAATTCAGGCGCAGGTAGTCAATATGATGGAGGATCTGCAGAATGAGATGGGACTGACCTATCTCTTTATTGCTCATGACCTTTCAATGGTAAAACATATCTCCAATAGAATCGGAGTCATGTACCTTGGTATGCTGATGGAAGTCTGTGAGTCTGAAGAACTCTACAGAAATCCTCTGCATCCCTATACACAGGCTCTGCTTTCGGCAATTCCTATTCCTGATCCCAATTTGACCAGAAAGAATAAGAGGGTTGTACTCCAGGGTGATGTTCTCAGCCCCATAGATCCTCCTGTCGGATGCCGTTTTGCAACTCGCTGTCCTGTGGCTATACCACGCTGCAAAGAAGAGACTCCTGTTCTGGAAGAATTGGCTCCGGGACATCATGTGGCCTGTCATGTTGCTAAGGGTTCACGCTGA
- a CDS encoding HAMP domain-containing sensor histidine kinase, translating into MKSGPEEDGCRKAGSPIMFDPLISFIAIFEESAFLLVIISGLLVTCSSVVYYYKRMYSKSLEEFERKFKSGTSELRTQLHSLTQVMENLGEPCIYKNSRGVYSWCNHELELLWGMSRSRIINSTVEELFPNQSDEIRKLEAQVISSRKTLIKERKLSDKEGEVRSFEITLKQIPEGRGYGILIFFKDISYYREQLEILNDLYVSTREDLQKRSDYYADFLRSGLPPLDRIMKDSELLLNEPGSLEEMRKKVVDIADSGHQIDSYIRNLSFLAFPDKTAALYEEKDKDDREIVSLEDWQNKLVERVRSFSEENGWSSFVLLQGDVPETLNTRFVLLNELLERLIENAEKFSRGGFYLLIKVHRVESGYFTINISVRNHGPIIDAAQREEIFKPFTKIIKEGDGPGLGLTVGRSLAEKMGGSLSCDPVCEDGARFLLSLPPVEGEGTVISGNRLGGYPGGKDQSLLLIFKDNHVMQRLGVQLQRAGYILTIAQSSESADQLLREHRYSMVLVDDEQSGSWERDFISDWNQRKYPSAERMILMSTLSTAVHSLDWSLLLDHLIEPFSASAL; encoded by the coding sequence ATGAAATCCGGGCCGGAAGAAGACGGCTGCAGAAAAGCAGGCAGTCCTATTATGTTTGACCCCTTAATCAGTTTCATTGCGATTTTTGAAGAAAGCGCTTTTCTTCTGGTTATCATTTCCGGTCTGCTTGTGACATGCAGCTCTGTGGTTTATTACTACAAACGGATGTACAGTAAAAGTCTGGAGGAGTTTGAAAGAAAATTCAAATCCGGGACATCTGAACTTCGAACTCAGCTTCACTCTCTGACTCAGGTTATGGAAAATCTGGGAGAACCCTGTATATATAAAAACAGCAGGGGTGTATACAGCTGGTGTAATCATGAGCTTGAATTACTCTGGGGGATGTCACGCAGCAGGATTATCAATTCCACTGTGGAAGAGCTTTTCCCTAATCAGTCGGATGAAATAAGGAAATTGGAAGCCCAGGTCATCAGCAGCAGAAAAACACTGATCAAGGAACGAAAGCTGAGTGATAAAGAGGGTGAAGTCAGAAGTTTTGAGATTACTCTGAAGCAGATTCCCGAAGGGCGCGGCTATGGTATTCTTATTTTCTTCAAGGATATCAGCTATTACAGAGAACAGCTTGAAATACTGAATGATCTGTATGTTTCAACCAGGGAGGATCTGCAGAAAAGAAGTGACTATTATGCAGATTTTCTCAGATCGGGACTCCCGCCTCTGGATAGGATAATGAAGGATAGTGAATTGCTGCTCAATGAACCTGGAAGTCTGGAGGAGATGAGAAAAAAAGTAGTTGATATTGCCGATTCAGGTCACCAGATCGACTCGTATATCCGTAATCTCTCTTTCCTGGCCTTTCCCGATAAGACCGCTGCACTGTATGAAGAAAAAGATAAGGATGACAGGGAAATTGTGTCCTTGGAGGATTGGCAGAATAAACTGGTAGAGAGGGTTCGCAGTTTTTCAGAAGAGAATGGCTGGTCTTCTTTTGTTCTTCTTCAGGGGGATGTCCCCGAGACCCTGAATACCCGTTTTGTCCTTCTGAATGAACTCCTGGAAAGACTGATAGAGAATGCTGAAAAGTTCAGCCGGGGAGGTTTTTATCTTCTTATCAAGGTACATAGGGTGGAATCAGGTTATTTCACCATAAATATCTCAGTACGCAATCACGGTCCCATTATTGATGCGGCACAGAGGGAAGAGATCTTTAAACCCTTTACAAAGATTATAAAAGAGGGTGATGGTCCCGGTCTGGGGCTTACGGTAGGAAGAAGTCTGGCCGAAAAAATGGGAGGAAGTCTCTCTTGTGATCCGGTTTGTGAGGACGGCGCCCGTTTTTTGCTTTCTCTGCCTCCTGTTGAGGGTGAGGGAACAGTTATCAGCGGCAACCGCCTTGGAGGATATCCGGGTGGTAAAGATCAGTCTTTGCTCCTTATTTTTAAAGATAATCATGTCATGCAGAGGTTGGGGGTTCAGCTGCAGAGGGCGGGATATATTCTGACCATTGCACAGAGCAGTGAAAGTGCGGATCAGCTGCTTAGGGAACACAGATATTCCATGGTTCTTGTTGATGATGAACAGAGCGGCAGCTGGGAAAGGGATTTTATTTCTGACTGGAATCAGAGGAAGTATCCCTCCGCAGAGAGGATGATTCTTATGAGCACCCTGTCTACGGCGGTACATTCACTTGACTGGAGCCTTCTGCTGGACCATCTTATAGAACCTTTTTCTGCTTCTGCCCTCTGA